In the Bacteroidota bacterium genome, one interval contains:
- a CDS encoding DUF2029 domain-containing protein — translation MHRLSSNDTFLSRYWLYLVLSAVVFTRVPFLWTGYGADADAWLVANSASTLRNTGTYLESRLPGYPLHEIVSALFVPSGGAPLSNAATLVATLIAVYIWNSIVQRLARHQKMLVIAFAFSPVIWQHSAVTLDYMWSLLAILLSLHAILKQRIVLAGIALGIAAGFRPANLVAVVPLLSLIIAQRMDRRQLLKLAFVTCATTTAVFLPLVIKYGITGWFTATREQMSDVHLEPVMRVAAFLYRSIYFIGPLTAAVAGYVLFVNRVVAVRSIRVRDPIILASIIGVVTFLLLFLWLPLERAYLLPALPFLLLLMDRCSPRRAFSVFTVLLVLSGLVTVDVIQVGNRRAFGVNVHEGMVFEELHNRTQMLREREAVGSYSLPEKAIVMTSDGPSFWFENPHVEPAGDSSLIHSLSYSQGHFLLTQKAGNPGLLFVAYLKQHEVALVREAGYQVYCLARAKQHVEHVTGYAIDSMSISVLEQ, via the coding sequence ATGCATCGTCTATCCTCCAACGACACATTCCTTTCACGGTATTGGCTTTATCTTGTACTTTCCGCTGTCGTCTTCACACGAGTTCCTTTCTTGTGGACAGGTTATGGAGCGGATGCCGATGCGTGGCTGGTTGCCAACTCGGCTTCGACATTGCGGAACACGGGAACGTACCTCGAATCCCGATTACCCGGCTACCCGTTGCATGAAATCGTTTCAGCGCTGTTTGTCCCTTCAGGTGGAGCGCCGCTCTCCAACGCGGCTACCTTGGTTGCAACCCTCATTGCGGTGTATATTTGGAACAGTATAGTCCAGCGGCTCGCGCGACATCAGAAAATGCTGGTCATCGCATTTGCGTTCTCGCCTGTTATTTGGCAGCATTCTGCTGTCACGCTCGATTACATGTGGTCGCTTCTTGCAATCTTGCTGTCACTTCATGCTATCTTGAAACAGCGCATTGTGCTGGCGGGAATTGCGCTCGGGATCGCCGCCGGATTTCGCCCGGCAAATCTTGTTGCCGTGGTGCCGCTATTGAGCCTGATCATTGCTCAGAGGATGGATAGAAGACAATTGCTGAAACTTGCTTTCGTGACATGTGCGACAACAACGGCTGTATTTCTCCCTCTTGTCATCAAATATGGGATTACCGGCTGGTTTACTGCAACGCGTGAACAAATGAGCGACGTGCATCTTGAACCTGTAATGCGCGTGGCCGCTTTTCTCTACCGTTCAATTTACTTCATCGGTCCGCTTACTGCGGCCGTTGCGGGGTATGTTCTCTTTGTGAACCGGGTAGTGGCTGTACGATCAATTCGAGTTCGCGATCCGATCATTCTGGCATCAATTATTGGTGTTGTCACGTTTCTTCTTTTGTTTCTGTGGCTGCCGCTCGAGCGCGCATATTTGCTTCCGGCGCTCCCCTTTCTGCTGCTCCTGATGGACAGATGTTCTCCCCGAAGAGCCTTTTCCGTGTTCACCGTTCTGCTCGTTCTTTCCGGGCTCGTAACAGTTGACGTTATACAGGTCGGCAACCGGCGCGCATTCGGCGTAAATGTACACGAAGGAATGGTCTTCGAGGAGCTTCACAATAGAACTCAGATGTTGCGCGAGCGCGAGGCTGTCGGATCGTATTCGCTGCCCGAGAAAGCCATTGTCATGACAAGCGACGGCCCGTCGTTCTGGTTTGAGAATCCACATGTCGAGCCAGCAGGCGATTCAAGTCTTATACACTCGCTATCCTATAGTCAGGGGCACTTCCTCCTGACTCAAAAAGCGGGAAATCCCGGACTTCTCTTCGTTGCGTACCTCAAACAACACGAAGTTGCCCTCGTCCGTGAGGCTGGCTATCAAGTCTACTGCCTCGCGAGGGCAAAACAACACGTGGAGCATGTAACCGGATATGCTATTGACAGTATGTCCATCTCCGTTTTAGAGCAATAA
- a CDS encoding response regulator: MTESTTTSFTPNRKVLYVDDEAHLLSSFASLLKKKRVETLVLQDSQKIESVLFEHGPFAAVFSDQRMPVVDGVAVLEKVARFHPDTIRILVTGYADYADTIRAINVGGISHFIAKPWKDDELRKLVGDTISRFNLAKENAFLLDEIKRANADLQELLDGTVTGTVQILRDMLTYGHPSASSQVERIRKLGLAFLEMSPDISALEQWEIRQALNLFNFGLALLPPSPAKRETTPLTPEARNHTTVAAELLKDIPRFEGVARIVLLQHKNFDGTGSPANVAVAGKTIPLGSRLLRILLDLDVALIARKNGRSALETMSHLPSKYDTDIIARMLGVAPSYQDSELPQETTCNVHEFRPGMVVLEDIVTQSGKLLLKSGFSLTETSLKILLQWHNGDPVSGEFRVRLSA, encoded by the coding sequence ATGACCGAATCAACAACAACATCATTCACCCCCAATCGCAAAGTACTGTATGTGGATGACGAGGCCCACCTGCTCTCGTCGTTTGCCTCGCTTCTTAAAAAGAAACGGGTCGAGACTCTCGTGCTGCAGGATTCGCAGAAGATCGAGAGCGTTCTCTTTGAACACGGGCCGTTCGCAGCCGTGTTTTCAGACCAACGCATGCCCGTTGTGGATGGGGTTGCGGTGTTGGAAAAAGTGGCAAGATTTCACCCCGATACAATCCGTATTCTCGTAACAGGGTATGCGGACTATGCTGACACCATCCGCGCAATCAACGTGGGTGGCATCAGTCATTTCATCGCAAAGCCGTGGAAGGATGATGAACTGCGCAAATTGGTCGGCGATACGATTAGCAGATTCAATCTTGCAAAAGAAAATGCATTCCTTCTCGATGAGATCAAAAGAGCCAACGCAGACCTTCAGGAATTGCTGGACGGCACGGTAACCGGCACGGTTCAAATCCTCCGCGATATGCTCACGTACGGGCATCCGTCGGCTTCGTCGCAAGTCGAACGTATACGCAAACTCGGCCTGGCGTTTCTGGAGATGAGTCCGGACATTTCTGCACTGGAACAATGGGAAATACGGCAAGCCCTCAACCTCTTTAATTTCGGCCTCGCGTTGCTTCCGCCGTCTCCCGCAAAAAGGGAAACAACGCCGTTAACTCCCGAAGCGCGAAACCACACAACGGTTGCCGCCGAACTTCTCAAAGACATTCCGCGCTTTGAAGGCGTTGCCCGCATTGTTCTTTTGCAACACAAGAATTTCGATGGCACCGGGTCTCCTGCCAACGTTGCTGTTGCCGGAAAAACCATTCCCCTCGGATCCCGTTTGCTTCGTATTCTGCTTGATCTGGATGTTGCCCTGATTGCACGCAAGAACGGACGCTCAGCACTGGAAACCATGAGCCATCTGCCTTCCAAGTACGATACTGATATCATTGCGCGCATGTTGGGTGTCGCACCTTCATACCAGGATTCCGAGTTGCCGCAAGAAACGACATGTAATGTTCACGAATTTCGCCCCGGCATGGTTGTCTTGGAGGATATTGTCACGCAAAGCGGAAAACTTCTCCTCAAGTCGGGATTCAGTTTAACGGAAACAAGCCTGAAAATACTCCTGCAATGGCACAACGGCGACCCCGTTTCAGGAGAATTCCGGGTACGGCTGAGCGCGTAG
- a CDS encoding iron ABC transporter permease, protein MAAAHIERKPLDLKRTISILVLLSLLLVAVCIVGLSVGSVDIPFAAILPSLFGDASVDQSLRTIVVDIRLPRLFLAMLVGASLSISGAVFQALLRNPLAEPYILGISSGGTVGAILAIGLGLGFSAVTTPLASFLGSALVMLLVYTIAHRRGQLDTNTLLLAGVMIGAFFNAAVLLIIALFNQELRNSFLWLMGNLSNANMESLTIVAPLVLVASAFLLMQSRKYNLIATGDETAMQLGVDVRHIKRLSYILASLITGVVVSVSGVIGFVGLIIPHMCRMMFGPDHRLLMPASILLGGSFMIVADLISRTLLAPTEIPVGAVTAAIGAPLFVYLLKRT, encoded by the coding sequence GTGGCCGCCGCACACATCGAACGTAAACCGCTTGACCTGAAACGGACAATCAGTATTCTCGTTTTGCTTTCACTCTTGCTGGTTGCAGTCTGTATCGTTGGATTGTCTGTCGGCAGCGTTGATATTCCGTTTGCTGCAATCTTACCTTCGCTTTTCGGAGATGCGTCAGTTGACCAATCGCTCAGGACGATCGTGGTTGATATCCGGTTGCCGCGATTGTTCCTCGCGATGCTTGTCGGAGCGAGCCTTTCGATTTCGGGCGCTGTGTTTCAGGCGTTGTTGAGGAATCCGCTTGCCGAACCGTATATTTTAGGCATTTCGAGCGGAGGAACGGTTGGAGCCATCCTTGCCATCGGGTTAGGTTTGGGGTTCAGCGCAGTGACGACTCCGTTAGCGTCGTTTCTCGGATCGGCCCTTGTGATGTTGCTGGTGTACACTATTGCTCATCGGAGAGGCCAGCTTGACACCAACACACTTCTTCTTGCGGGAGTTATGATCGGCGCGTTCTTCAACGCCGCTGTTCTCCTCATTATCGCCCTGTTCAATCAGGAGTTGCGCAACTCATTCTTGTGGCTGATGGGCAACCTGAGCAACGCAAACATGGAATCACTTACGATTGTGGCGCCGCTTGTGCTTGTTGCCTCCGCCTTTCTCCTGATGCAATCAAGGAAGTACAATCTCATTGCCACAGGCGACGAGACTGCGATGCAGCTCGGTGTTGATGTTCGTCATATCAAGCGTCTGTCATACATTCTCGCGTCGTTGATTACGGGAGTGGTTGTTTCCGTGAGCGGCGTGATTGGATTTGTCGGGCTGATTATTCCGCATATGTGCCGGATGATGTTCGGCCCCGACCACCGTTTGCTGATGCCCGCATCGATCCTGCTCGGCGGGAGTTTCATGATTGTTGCGGATCTCATCTCGCGAACACTCCTTGCCCCGACCGAAATACCCGTAGGCGCCGTTACTGCCGCAATCGGGGCGCCGCTGTTTGTATATCTACTGAAGAGAACGTAA
- a CDS encoding PLP-dependent transferase, producing MKKSTKAIHAGLPHKSRYGEVSVPIYQSSTFSFPSAEDGAARFSGNQSGYIYTRMGNPTINALEENVAVLENGYKGMATATGMAAISTVFLALLEKGSHIISSDCVYGPTRVILETAFAKFGVESTFVDSSDLTQVEKAIRPNTRIVFIETPANPTMKISDLAGAARIAHKNGCVLVVDNTFASPYLQRPFEHGADVIVHSLTKFINGHSDVVGGMIVTRDESTYKQIKPVLNQFGGTMDPHQAWLVLRGVRTLHLRVERAQENAMALARFLEIHPMVDWILYPGLPNHPQHDIAAKQMDGFGSMIAIGVKGGLDGGRIVMNSVRLFTLAVSLGGVESLIEHPASMTHASVSKAERELAGISDELVRISVGCEDVGDLQEDLDTALNAISGMLNPFPLERADERHPLLEEDR from the coding sequence ATGAAGAAGTCCACGAAAGCAATTCACGCAGGATTACCGCACAAATCCCGCTATGGTGAAGTGTCGGTGCCGATCTATCAGAGTTCAACATTCTCCTTTCCATCCGCTGAAGATGGGGCCGCACGCTTTTCCGGAAACCAGTCCGGCTACATCTATACGCGCATGGGAAATCCGACGATCAACGCCCTTGAGGAGAACGTTGCTGTACTTGAAAATGGCTACAAGGGAATGGCAACCGCGACGGGAATGGCGGCAATCAGCACGGTGTTTCTTGCCCTTCTTGAGAAGGGATCACACATTATCAGCAGTGATTGCGTGTACGGCCCGACGCGAGTGATTCTTGAGACCGCGTTTGCAAAATTCGGCGTCGAATCCACATTTGTCGATTCATCAGATTTGACGCAGGTCGAGAAGGCAATCCGCCCCAATACGCGCATTGTGTTCATCGAAACGCCGGCGAACCCGACGATGAAAATTTCCGATCTTGCCGGAGCAGCACGTATCGCCCACAAGAACGGATGCGTACTTGTCGTTGACAACACCTTTGCCAGTCCGTACCTTCAACGCCCGTTTGAGCACGGAGCTGACGTTATCGTTCACAGCCTGACGAAGTTCATCAACGGCCACAGCGATGTTGTCGGCGGGATGATCGTCACGAGAGATGAATCAACGTACAAGCAGATAAAGCCGGTGTTGAACCAGTTCGGCGGAACGATGGATCCTCATCAGGCGTGGTTGGTGTTACGCGGTGTCCGGACGTTGCATCTGCGTGTTGAACGTGCACAGGAAAACGCAATGGCACTTGCACGCTTCCTCGAAATTCATCCCATGGTGGATTGGATTCTCTATCCCGGTCTGCCGAATCATCCCCAGCACGACATCGCGGCAAAACAGATGGACGGATTCGGCAGCATGATCGCCATTGGGGTGAAGGGTGGATTGGATGGTGGAAGGATTGTAATGAACAGCGTGCGACTATTCACTCTTGCCGTTTCACTCGGCGGCGTCGAATCTCTGATTGAGCATCCGGCATCAATGACGCATGCATCTGTATCCAAAGCGGAGCGGGAACTTGCAGGCATCTCCGACGAATTGGTGCGCATCTCCGTCGGATGTGAGGATGTGGGGGATTTGCAGGAAGATTTGGATACTGCTCTGAATGCCATCTCCGGAATGCTCAATCCGTTCCCGCTGGAAAGAGCAGACGAGAGACATCCGTTATTGGAGGAAGATAGGTAG
- a CDS encoding HDOD domain-containing protein — translation MSEALTAGTSGCTPPSVVVIDDEPAILAAVTSLLRRQKLAVRTFDSAAEALNYLNLNPTNIIMSDMRMPDMTGSDLLTKAATINPDSIRIAMTGYEDKDVIFDAINNGIAQYYIFKPWDDDALRETITDAIRVQNELVSLRLKEGLKSLTALPSPTKFQTGLWEVLSNPDSTAHDLAQQIEGSPALVARLLRSANSVYFGSRHKISSVLDAIRIIGTANVAAMALAVESFGSICQCSKIELTAEIDHIWDQALRRAGLAKTIAASWNGFEQSHAINIAALLQEIGMVVQLCTKPEKYARYRASIADGTAPRHVVEREIFGVTHDVVGEAVLEFWNFPKFISSAVGRHHGNVQGDSVATILQIANVLDNEYDASPYDPSLNGLIDKWRTRIYN, via the coding sequence ATGAGTGAAGCGCTGACAGCCGGAACTTCCGGATGCACGCCACCGTCGGTGGTAGTGATTGATGATGAACCGGCTATTCTTGCAGCCGTAACAAGTTTGCTGCGCCGCCAGAAGCTTGCGGTTCGAACGTTTGATTCCGCGGCTGAAGCGCTTAACTATCTCAACCTGAACCCGACGAACATTATCATGTCGGATATGCGAATGCCCGACATGACCGGAAGCGACTTGTTGACAAAGGCGGCAACCATCAACCCTGACAGCATTCGTATTGCGATGACCGGATACGAAGACAAGGATGTCATTTTCGATGCCATCAACAACGGCATTGCCCAGTACTATATTTTCAAACCATGGGACGACGACGCGCTTCGCGAAACCATTACCGACGCAATTCGCGTACAAAACGAACTCGTCAGCCTTCGGCTTAAAGAGGGATTGAAGTCGCTTACCGCGCTTCCGTCACCTACAAAGTTCCAGACCGGGTTGTGGGAAGTGCTGTCAAACCCGGATTCAACTGCGCATGACCTTGCACAACAGATTGAAGGGAGCCCGGCTCTCGTCGCACGATTACTGCGTTCGGCTAACTCGGTGTATTTCGGGTCCCGACACAAGATCAGTTCAGTGCTTGATGCAATTCGGATCATCGGGACAGCCAACGTCGCGGCAATGGCACTCGCCGTGGAGTCGTTCGGTTCGATCTGTCAATGCTCCAAAATCGAACTGACTGCAGAGATTGATCACATTTGGGATCAGGCATTGCGCCGCGCCGGGCTTGCCAAAACCATCGCGGCCTCATGGAATGGGTTCGAGCAATCGCATGCCATCAATATCGCTGCACTCCTTCAGGAGATAGGCATGGTTGTTCAACTCTGCACAAAGCCGGAGAAGTATGCCCGTTACCGCGCTTCGATAGCCGACGGTACTGCGCCCCGGCATGTTGTCGAGCGTGAGATCTTCGGCGTAACACATGACGTTGTTGGCGAGGCTGTTCTCGAGTTCTGGAACTTCCCGAAATTCATCAGCTCTGCCGTTGGCCGTCATCACGGGAATGTACAGGGCGATAGTGTGGCAACAATTCTGCAAATAGCAAATGTTCTCGACAACGAATACGACGCGTCCCCCTACGATCCGTCCCTCAACGGTCTGATCGATAAATGGAGAACACGAATCTACAACTAA
- a CDS encoding NapC/NirT family cytochrome c, whose translation MSLNAQEKKAGDEALGSRSYDEFEKPASCGKSCHVDFYQQWTQAMMSQAYTHHWDEIEYFKLAVPHAEKDPKVAEVKAGCNGCHSPMAFLANDVPPPKPEFNSRANESVSCDVCHTITGFKGDVPYNFNYISEPGKTKYGPREGVVSPAHKTQPSEFIQTAEFCGTCHNEKDPYGVWVKSTHLEWKEGPYAKEGVRCQDCHMTKAQGQVAQLAPQVADARQHLFHGAHDPGKVRGTIEVRIHPDIRELEPGERIRFTVALFNQKTGHKFPTGSAEERLVWLHVEATDAKGNVYHLPVDKKGFEGEEYMIAANTLAYQDFGIPLDIPDFKGIQRDGVPVGDRIFRLPYFDPQGRMTIMQWNTASLGTDYRFGPRETKLETYTWTLPAKAPPGSMAVKATLNYQKLPLPIAEFLGVPLEEAEIIEVNSHTTTVTVLP comes from the coding sequence ATGTCACTCAACGCTCAAGAGAAGAAAGCAGGGGACGAAGCGCTTGGAAGCAGATCGTATGACGAATTTGAGAAGCCAGCTTCCTGCGGCAAATCATGCCACGTGGATTTCTACCAGCAGTGGACTCAGGCCATGATGTCGCAAGCCTACACGCATCATTGGGATGAGATCGAGTATTTCAAGTTGGCTGTGCCGCATGCGGAAAAGGATCCCAAAGTTGCCGAAGTCAAAGCCGGCTGCAACGGTTGTCATTCGCCGATGGCATTTCTTGCGAATGATGTTCCTCCGCCGAAACCGGAGTTCAACAGCAGAGCTAACGAATCAGTATCATGCGATGTGTGCCACACGATTACCGGTTTCAAGGGAGATGTTCCGTACAACTTCAACTACATCTCGGAGCCGGGGAAGACAAAGTACGGTCCGCGCGAGGGAGTCGTTTCACCGGCACATAAGACACAACCATCAGAGTTCATCCAGACGGCGGAATTCTGCGGAACATGCCACAACGAAAAGGATCCGTATGGCGTTTGGGTGAAATCCACACATCTTGAGTGGAAGGAAGGCCCGTACGCAAAGGAAGGCGTGCGATGCCAGGATTGCCACATGACAAAGGCGCAAGGACAGGTTGCTCAACTGGCGCCGCAAGTCGCCGATGCGCGGCAGCATCTCTTTCACGGTGCGCATGACCCCGGCAAAGTTCGCGGAACGATTGAAGTACGCATCCACCCCGACATTCGTGAGTTAGAACCGGGTGAGCGTATCAGATTCACCGTTGCGTTGTTCAACCAAAAAACAGGTCATAAATTCCCGACCGGCTCGGCAGAAGAAAGGCTGGTCTGGTTGCATGTTGAAGCAACAGATGCAAAGGGCAATGTTTACCATCTCCCCGTTGACAAAAAGGGATTTGAGGGGGAAGAGTATATGATTGCGGCGAATACGCTCGCGTATCAGGATTTCGGAATTCCGCTCGACATCCCCGACTTCAAAGGCATCCAACGTGATGGCGTTCCGGTCGGAGATCGGATTTTCCGTCTGCCGTACTTTGACCCGCAGGGGCGAATGACCATCATGCAGTGGAACACCGCATCTCTCGGAACCGATTATCGATTCGGGCCGCGGGAAACCAAATTGGAAACATATACATGGACGTTGCCGGCAAAAGCGCCGCCCGGTTCTATGGCGGTGAAAGCAACGCTAAACTACCAGAAATTGCCGTTACCTATTGCCGAGTTCTTAGGTGTTCCTCTTGAGGAAGCCGAAATCATAGAAGTGAACTCACACACAACAACCGTGACCGTTCTGCCATGA
- the obgE gene encoding GTPase ObgE, giving the protein MKFIDFAPIHVKAGDGGAGTVSFRREKFVPKGGPDGGNGGRGGSIILRANSHLNTLLDFQFKMQFKAQRGAHGLGSNKTGKSGEHLVIDVPVGTLVRDGSSGEVIGDLTEADQQLIVARGGLGGRGNAEFATSTNQAPRQYEVGEPGEERDIELELKLLADVGLVGFPNAGKSTLISVISAAKPKIADYPFTTLVPNLGIVRVAEGASFVVADIPGLIEGAHQGKGLGIQFLRHIERTKMLVFLLDGTRDDIESDFAVLKKELRLFSKDLLRKPVLVAITKIDAVGDDGLKELKKKKFKGVKAFPISAVANTGVRELVDEMWKHVAVFKRDDMRPAPTNPTPKERRAAREKARRRTPTRNRRRDWE; this is encoded by the coding sequence ATGAAGTTCATCGATTTCGCCCCCATTCATGTCAAAGCCGGTGATGGCGGTGCCGGGACAGTAAGCTTCAGACGCGAGAAGTTTGTTCCGAAAGGGGGGCCCGATGGCGGCAATGGCGGACGAGGGGGGAGCATCATACTCCGGGCAAATTCCCATCTCAACACCCTTCTCGATTTTCAGTTCAAGATGCAGTTTAAGGCGCAACGCGGCGCTCACGGCCTCGGCTCAAACAAGACAGGAAAGAGCGGTGAGCATCTCGTGATTGATGTTCCGGTTGGTACGCTTGTGCGGGATGGTTCTTCCGGTGAAGTGATCGGAGATTTGACGGAAGCGGACCAGCAACTGATTGTCGCGCGTGGCGGGTTGGGCGGCCGCGGCAACGCGGAGTTTGCGACGTCAACAAATCAGGCGCCGCGACAATATGAAGTCGGCGAGCCGGGAGAAGAGCGGGACATTGAATTGGAACTGAAACTGCTTGCCGATGTCGGGCTTGTGGGATTCCCGAACGCCGGTAAGTCAACACTCATCTCCGTGATCTCGGCGGCGAAACCAAAGATTGCCGACTATCCGTTTACAACACTTGTTCCAAATTTGGGAATCGTACGCGTTGCGGAGGGCGCAAGCTTCGTTGTTGCCGACATTCCCGGCCTGATTGAAGGGGCGCATCAAGGGAAAGGACTCGGCATTCAGTTTCTCCGGCACATCGAGCGGACGAAGATGCTCGTCTTTCTGCTCGACGGGACCCGTGACGACATTGAGTCGGACTTTGCCGTTCTCAAGAAGGAACTGAGGTTGTTCAGCAAGGATCTTCTTAGAAAACCGGTGCTCGTTGCAATAACAAAAATCGATGCGGTGGGCGATGACGGGCTCAAGGAGTTGAAGAAGAAGAAGTTCAAGGGAGTGAAGGCGTTCCCCATTTCGGCTGTTGCCAACACCGGCGTTCGGGAACTTGTCGACGAAATGTGGAAACACGTTGCTGTGTTCAAAAGAGACGATATGAGGCCTGCACCAACCAACCCGACGCCCAAAGAGCGCCGTGCTGCACGCGAAAAAGCCCGCCGCCGTACACCAACCCGGAACCGGCGACGCGATTGGGAGTGA
- a CDS encoding succinate dehydrogenase/fumarate reductase iron-sulfur subunit, giving the protein MTIKLKIWRQKDRNSDGQFVTYTMPGVSPDMSFLEMLDLLNLDLVRKGEDAVAFDHDCREGICGTCSLYINGRAHGPLRGVTACQLHMRTFHDGETIVIEPWRAKPFPIIKDLVVDRSAFDRIMAVGGFVSVRTGGAPDGNAIPIAKPVAEEAMDAAACIGCGACVAACKNGSAMLFVSAKVSQLALLPQGHAERKARVEAMVAQMDEEGFGNCSNTYACEAECPKNISVEHIARLNREYMRAKFIQE; this is encoded by the coding sequence ATGACCATCAAGCTGAAAATCTGGCGCCAGAAGGACAGAAACTCCGACGGCCAGTTCGTTACGTACACCATGCCCGGCGTTTCACCCGACATGTCGTTTCTCGAAATGCTGGATTTGCTGAATCTTGATCTTGTCCGTAAAGGCGAAGATGCGGTTGCATTCGATCACGATTGCCGCGAAGGAATCTGCGGAACATGCAGCCTGTACATCAACGGACGGGCGCACGGGCCGCTCCGTGGTGTCACCGCCTGTCAGTTGCATATGCGTACATTTCACGACGGCGAGACGATTGTGATCGAGCCGTGGCGCGCAAAACCCTTTCCCATTATCAAGGATCTTGTTGTTGACCGTTCGGCGTTCGACCGAATCATGGCCGTGGGCGGTTTCGTTTCTGTGAGAACCGGCGGTGCGCCCGATGGAAACGCCATCCCGATTGCAAAGCCCGTTGCCGAAGAAGCAATGGATGCCGCCGCATGCATCGGATGCGGCGCATGTGTTGCCGCATGCAAAAACGGCTCGGCGATGCTGTTTGTGAGTGCAAAGGTTTCCCAACTTGCCTTGCTTCCTCAAGGACATGCCGAACGCAAAGCGCGTGTCGAGGCAATGGTTGCGCAAATGGACGAGGAGGGTTTTGGAAATTGTTCAAACACGTATGCATGCGAAGCCGAGTGCCCGAAAAACATTTCCGTGGAACATATTGCGCGACTGAATCGCGAGTACATGAGAGCGAAGTTCATCCAGGAGTAA